In Carya illinoinensis cultivar Pawnee chromosome 6, C.illinoinensisPawnee_v1, whole genome shotgun sequence, a single genomic region encodes these proteins:
- the LOC122312695 gene encoding uncharacterized protein LOC122312695 has translation MSLEPQQQLQPVMVYPNTEAGQPSSRHSDGSFGIVFIVLAVVIAVSAIACFLGRLCNRRYQTDQKPKRNQQHSRPKEAVDIEYGFDKRIPASKTAGNGGTRGQKPTQNGRDHMRGEMKPTALGREPRAGAR, from the coding sequence ATGTCTTTGGAACCGCAGCAGCAGCTGCAGCCCGTTATGGTTTACCCCAACACCGAGGCAGGGCAGCCATCTTCGCGCCATTCAGATGGATCATTTGGGATAGTTTTTATTGTCCTGGCCGTAGTCATTGCTGTATCGGCCATTGCTTGCTTTCTTGGCAGGCTCTGCAACCGGCGCTACCAAACTGATCAAAAGCCTAAGCGAAACCAACAACACTCTCGGCCCAAGGAAGCTGTGGACATTGAGTACGGGTTTGATAAAAGAATCCCAGCTTCAAAAACAGCTGGAAATGGTGGAACCAGAGGACAGAAGCCAACCCAAAATGGTCGTGACCACATGAGAGGCGAAATGAAGCCTACTGCTCTTGGAAGAGAGCCCAGAGCCGGTGCAAGATAA